The Oncorhynchus keta strain PuntledgeMale-10-30-2019 unplaced genomic scaffold, Oket_V2 Un_contig_29996_pilon_pilon, whole genome shotgun sequence DNA segment gagggccagttggaatcactctttcctctggtctagaAAATAATATCCCAAtgtcccagggcagtgattggggacactgccctgtgtagggtgccgtctttcggatgggacgttaatcatgtgtcctgactctctgaggtcactaaagatcccatggcacttatagACAgcatatagacagcatacatggatAATATTTGCCATTAACCTCTGCTACatcacatttatcaataaaagcgctatttgtttttttttaaataaaattacattatttatttttaaccaaCATTTATTATAATCAAGACATGGGTGGAATAAATCATGTTTATcttgaaaaaaatacaaataaaacaatgTTTTCATCACTACTGATGTTTATTGCTTTGAACTGAACAAATTGGAAGGACACATTTTACATCCAGTATTTTATGGAAATGATAAATGAGCCCCATTGAAGAACAAATTAAGGCCGGTCTCACACCACGAGGGACagagttttactgtgtgtgtgtgtgtgttgagacctTGAAGTAATGTTCCCCTTGCATTTCTTGCAAGTGGCCGTGACCTGTCCTTCGATGGgtaaatatatatgttttgtttGTTGCTAAAGTTCACAATCTAGAAAACATTAATGCTTTTTATAACAATACAGTATAACATGTTACAAAAATGCTTTgaccggatcactggttgctgcggaaaggAGGTCAGGTCACAACAGACATATGTAATGGATGTTAAATATTTAGCTAGTTAAGCTCTGCTAAATAGCATCACATTTAAATAAAAgcgttatttttttttaaataaaatgatAATTTGCTCTGagacaaaaatgtattaaatcaagAAATGCATTGGAATAAATCATGGTTGctgaaaaaatacaaataaagacTGATCATCACTACTGATGTTTATTGCTGTTGCTAAAAACCACATTTAGTATTTTGGTTAAAAATGATAAATGACATTAATCAGAATGGACCTTTTGTATATCTCATGTGTATATCTCATGTGTATATGATTGGCTGTTAATGACATTGTATATCTCATGTGTGTATATCTCATGTGTATATCTAATGTGTCTAATGTATATCTAATGTGTATATCTCATGTGTATATCTAATGTGTATATCTAATGTGTATATCTAATGTGTATATCTAATGTGTATATCTAATGTGTATATCTCATGTGTATATCTCATGTGTATATCTAATGTGTATATCGAGGGGTGTGTATTTGATGTGTATATCTCATGGTATATCGGCTATGTGTATATCTCATGTGTATATCTCATGTGTATATCATGTGTATATCTAATGTGTATATCTGAAATGTGTATATCTCATGTGTATATCTAATGTGTATATCTCATGTGTATATCTAATGTGTATATCTCATGTGTATATCTAATGTGTATAAATGTATATAAAAATGTGTATATCTAATGTGTATATCTAATGTGTATATCTAATGTGTATATCTCATGTGTATATCTAATGTGTATATCTAATGTGTATATCTAATGTGTATATCTAATGTGTATATCTAATGTGTATATCTAATGTGTATATCTAATGTGTATATCTAATGTGTATATCTAATGTGTATATCTAATGTGTATATCTAATGTGTATATCTCATGTGTATATCTAATGTGTATATCTAATGTGTATATCTCATGTGTATATCTAATGTGTATATCTAATGTGTATATCTAATGTGTATATCTAATGTGTATATCTAATGTGTATATCTCATGTGTATATCTAATGTGTATATCTAATGTGTATATCTCATGTGTATATCTAATGTGTATATCTAATGTGTATATCTCATGTGTATATCTAATGTGTATATCTAATGTGTATATCTCATGTGTATATCTAATGTGTATATCTAATGTGTATATCTAATGTGTATATCTAATGTGTATATCTCATGCAGGTATTGCTGGTCTGTGGTCTCTGGCGGTCATCTCCTGGGAGAGATGGGTGGTGGTGTGTAAGCCCTTTGGAAATGTCAAGTTTGATGCTAAATGGGCCATGGGAGGTATAATCTTCTCCTGGGTCTGGTCTGCTTTCTGGTGCGCCCCTCCTATCTTCGGCTGGAGCAGGTGGGACATCTTCTCTTTTTCCCTTCACTGAGGATTGAAAAACGtcatagttaaaaaaaaaaaaggtttaatTATTCAACCATTATTCAAcccatctctgtatctctctctccctcaatcagGTACTGGCCTCATGGCCTGAAAACGTCCTGTGGACCTGATGTGTTCGGAGGTAATGAGGATCCTGGGGTCCTGTCATACATGATCGTTCTCATGATCACATGTTGCTTCCTGCCCCTGGGAGTGATCGTCTTCTGCTACCTGTTTGTGTGGCTGGCCATCCGTGCCGTAAGTGATATTTCCAATATACCATAACACGTAGCAAGCAGCTATGTTGTGGCGTTTTGAAAATGCATATTGGAGGGATAAATGTAACCAATGGGATATATTTCTCCTGAACGACCACAGGTTGCCGCGCAGCAGAAAGACTCTGAGTCAACGCAGAAGGCTGAGAAAGAAGTGTCCAGGATGGTTGTTGTCATGATTTTTGCTTACTGTGTGTGCTGGGGACCTTACACAGCCTTTGCCTGCTTTGCTGCGGCTAACCCTGGGTATGCTTTCCACCCTCTGGCTGCTGCACTGCCTGCCTACTTTGCCAAAAGCGCCACCATCTGGAATCCGGTGATCTATGTCTTCATGAataaacaggtgtgttttgtTTTGATAGCTGTGAACTTTGATCCATTTACTACTAAAGTAGTTATTAAAGGCCTCGTGTCTTAAGTAAATGTAGACTTTTATTTTTGAAAGCTTCTCTCTTCATGTtccattcttcttcttcttctgcttcttcttcttctgcttcttcttctcctccttcttcttcttcttctgcttcttcttcatcttcttcatcttcaccttcttctccttctccttctccttctccttcttcttcttcttcttcttcttctccttctccttctccttcttctccttcttcttcttcttcttcttcttcttcttcttcttcttcttcttcttcttcttcttcttcttcttcttcttcttcttcttcttctcctccttcttcttcttcttcttcttcttcttcttcttcttcttctccttcttcttcttcttcttctccttcttcttcttcttcttcttcttcttcttcttcttcatcttcatcttcttcttctctcacCAGTTCCGTACGTGCATCATGCAGCTCTTTGGCAAGGAAGAAGAAGATGGCTCGGAGGTGTCTACATCAAAAACAGAGGTTTCCACCGTGTCACCTGCATAAACCCCCAGACAACATTTTACCTCTTGGAAACAAATGATGAACGTTCTGAGATATTCCACATGGGACTTTTTCAAAAGTACAGTACATCCTCTTTTTTGTTTCTTAAACAAATTCTCGGGAGAATATTAAGCTTCACGtcatacagttgtaatgtgtttAAAATAACATTGCTATGAATCACCCCAAGGAGTTTTTATAATCCATGGTCTTTATAATAACCAGAGAGTTGTGTGTTGATATGCGTACTGTAGCTGTTGCAGTGGCACATTGTGGGAATAGGTACAGTCCTATCAATGTCTGTTGAAGTGACCCACCCCACCCAAAAAAAGTAGCCATCTTGGACTGCATCCCCTTCACTCTGTAGAGGATAAACTAGACAGAATAACAGCTAAGGAGAACTGACATGAACTGCCAATGGAAATCTGATCCTCACAAAACTACATGAATAATTAATGGTTCACTTTTTAGGTAACTTATGAGCTAAACATTTTGTAGCCCACttgcaaataaaaaaaaatgtaaaaaatatatataatgataTTAAATAGATAATTGTGTATACACTGTATTTAACAATGTTTTTGTAGCCCTTCTtgcaaataaaaaatgtaaaaaaaataaatgcatGAAATGcataaaatgaaaatatggtCTCACTTTCTATGTCtatcctgtttatcccctgtttagtCCCTGTTTACCCTCtttatcccctgtttatcccctgtttactccctgtttatcccctgtttattcCCTGTTTAttccctgtttactccctgtttaccctgtttatcccctgtttatcccctgtttactctgtttatcccctgtttactccctgtttatcccctgtttactccctgtttactccctgtttactcctgtttatcccctgtttactccctgtttatcccctgtttattcCCTGTTTAttccctgtttactccctgtttaccctgtttatccctgtttatccctgtttactCTCTTTAtccctgtttactccctgtttatcccctgtttactccctgtttactccctgtttatcccctgtttactccctgtttatcccctgtttactccctgtttatccctgtttatcccctgtttactccctgtttactccctgtttattCCCTGTTTAttccctgtttactccctgtttatcccctgtttattccctgtttatcccctgtttatcccctgtttattcCCTGTTTattccctgtttatcccctgtttatcccctgtttactccctgtttactccctgtttatccctgtttatcccctgtttactccctgtttatcccctgtttactccctgtttatcccctgtttactccctgtttatccctgtttactccctgtttatcccctgtttactccctgtttatcccctgtttactccctgtttactccctgtttactccctgtttatccctgtttatccctgtttatcccctgtttttaccctgtttatcccctgtttaccctgtttatcccctgtttactccctgtttatcccctgtttactccctgtttatcccctgtttactccctgtttatccctgtttatccctgtttatcccctgtttatccctgtttatcccctgtttatccctgtttatccctgtttatccctgtttatccctgtttactctctgtttactccctgtttatcccctgtttaccctgtttactccctgtttaccctgtttatcccctgtttactccctgtttatcccctgtttatcccctgtttactccctgtttatccctgtttatcccctgtttactccctgtttatcccctgtttaccctgtttactccctgtttatcccctgtttactccctgtttatcccctgtttactccctgtttattccctgtttatcccctgtttactccctgtttatcccctgtttattcCCTGTTTAttccctgtttactccctgtttaccctgtttatccctgtttatcccctgtttaccctgtttatccctgtttatcccctgtttaccctgtttatccctgtgtatcccctgtttaccctgtttatccctgtttatccctgtttactcctgtttatcccctgtttatcccctgtttactccctgtttatccctgtttatccctgtttactccctgtttatccctgtttatccctgtttatccctgtttatcccctgtttgctccctgtttatccctgtttatcccctgtttatccctgtttatcccatgtttaccctgtttatcccctgtttactccctgtttatcccctgtttatcccctgtttactccctgtttatccctgtttatcccctgtttactccctgtttatccctgtttatccctgtttatccctgtttatcccctgtttgctccctgtttatccctgtttatccctgtttatccctgtttatcccctgtttacccCCTGTTTACCCCCTGTTTAccccctgtttatccctgtttatcccctgtttatcccctgtttactccctgtcTGTTTACCCCCTGTTTACCCCCTGTTTACCCCCTGTTTATTCCCTGTTTATTCCCTGTTTAttccctgtttactccctgtttactccctgtttactccctgtttaccccCTGTTTACCCCCTGTTTATTCCCTGTTTATTCCCTGTTTATTCCCTGTTTACtcctgtttactccctgtttaccccCTGTTTATTCCTTTGTTGAGCTTCATAATCCACTTGAGATACTATTGAATGATTTGATGCGTGAAAAATGCTGCCAtcggtcccatgacttgaatgggatttgtgccacacatgctaaataataataatataatatatgccatttagcagacgcttttatccctCTCggatcgaacccacaaccctgacgTTGCAAAGCGTCGTGCTCGACCAATTAGCAACACGAGACCAATAACCCTGGACGTGGGGGTTTTAATTAATGTTAACGTGTTCATTTCAGAGAAGCAACAATAGATGTTGTTATTTAAAAAGGATGGAGCGAAGAACATTTCCCCATGATTCCAGATTATAATAACCACGACAAGGTTTTCGGGTTCGGGGAGAGAACATGTATTTCCAGCTACAACAGGGAGGCTGAATGCTTCTTTTGGCAGAAGCTTTAattagttcaatcttggttaagTGGCCATTTGAGATTTCAATTATGGGAAGTTTAAAACGTTAATGGTCCTTTACAAAGACACTAAAGCTTGGTAATTAAAACGAAATGCAAAATGACTTGTAAAAAAGAGAGAGACGTTCTCATTTAGGAAAGAGAACAAAAGCTGAACAGACGAGCTTCATgaatactgtgttattgactgtatgtttgtgtattccatgtgtattccatgtgtaaatagcccatccaatctacctcatccccatactgtatttatttactgtatatagacttgttctactgtattattgactgtatgtttgttttactccacttcatgaatactgtattattgactgtatgtttgttttactccacttcatgaatactgtattattgactgtatgtttgttttactccacttcatgaatactgtattattgattgtatgcctctttactccatgtgtaactctgtgtcgttgtttgtgtcgaactgctttgctttatcttggccaggtcgcaattgtaaatgagaacttgttctcaacttgcctacctgcttaaatgaaggtgaaataaaaaatttaaaaaaacacagCTCTCACACCAATAACAAACGCACTGAATGACACCAATAATCCTAACAAAACACAGCAATGCAATGTCACAGTGGAGAGAAGAAAGGGAAAGGAATCAAAACATCGATTTAATCATTCAAGGTGATAACACAGTAAAGAGTAAACAGTAATGTCcagtcacaacacactgcagtctgattatacactgagaggagtcacaacacactgcagtctgaatacacactgagaggagtcacaacacactgcagtctgattacacactgagaggagtcacaacacactgcagtctgattacacactgagagg contains these protein-coding regions:
- the LOC127923539 gene encoding red-sensitive opsin-like, which produces MAELGVFAARRQEDTTRESGFAYTNSNHTKDPFEGPNYHIAPRWVYNISTLWMLFVVVASTFTNGLVLVATAKFKKLQHPLNWILVNLAFADIAETLLASTISVCNQMFGYFILGHPMCVFEGFTVATCGIAGLWSLAVISWERWVVVCKPFGNVKFDAKWAMGGIIFSWVWSAFWCAPPIFGWSRYWPHGLKTSCGPDVFGGNEDPGVLSYMIVLMITCCFLPLGVIVFCYLFVWLAIRAVAAQQKDSESTQKAEKEVSRMVVVMIFAYCVCWGPYTAFACFAAANPGYAFHPLAAALPAYFAKSATIWNPVIYVFMNKQFRTCIMQLFGKEEEDGSEVSTSKTEVSTVSPA